A window from Purpureocillium takamizusanense chromosome 3, complete sequence encodes these proteins:
- a CDS encoding uncharacterized protein (COG:S~antiSMASH:Cluster_3.3~EggNog:ENOG503NZQB): MRRHRNSQTGQKTIRVFQANVGKIPPAHDCALALADAEQYDVVLLQEPWTEAKEGRCLTKTHPAYDTFSPVDSWTNNSTRPRVMTYVRRRPGLAADQRRPATTRDILWLSINNITIVNCYRQPDFDEALDILLAWNPSSRCLVAGDFNAKHYSWQTGRLDGRGDDIAHWASENRLSLLNPTDVPTNPHGNTIDLAFSNVPLSEGVVEDHLATSSDHFTLSIELPEVGVAPIPPGKVRVTTEDEIKRFVDLVQYGSADIPTPTTTTDDLDALASALVRLLQVAAKVAGRPVRRQARNAPWWTEECRLAAAEYRAIRRIYPLGFCREVQLAKKDFQKVVRRAKRLYWRNLIDSFNDGASVFKAVRWMKSPGAFQPPPLEVDGEVHETQLDKANALRRATLERRTSEDDIADPWVPVAATRAIPFSQDVSLAETRDATIRTGNTSPGSDNITVKMLKAAWHIIGEHVRRLYEGCLRLGHHPQPFREAEVVMIAKPGRRNLSTPRAWRPISLLSCLGKGLERLIARRLAWASIHYGVLHSQQAGALPKRSAVDLVAALVHDIEEAFARGLVATLVTMDIQGAFDTVLRNRLILRLRQQGWPEHLARWAGSFMSERSACVRYQDITTPSSPLQCGLPQGSPVSPILFLLYTEPIYRLGNPKGRFGYADDTGILCVGNSLEMTADRASRYVSELVTWGAANGISFDPAKTEVMHFCRTKPKVSPPIFHQGERRPEKAMRWLGIWLDSTLTFKTHVEKWTASAQAVAHHLRGLANTKHGPLPSAMQRAVRACVEPVLLHGVEAWYPGLSSPRWSQPTKEGSSGIQQLLRKMNKSLHSSMRAVLPVWRTTPIAALHRESGIPPIVQLLETRRMRFAARLKRVDEAHPLAKRTLQPKPPTIHRSIKLKYQMPREAFRTRLRRSDQLLPRSTRPLLLPRRFDDHATPLQAASKDESAENFLEWVRSIPRETLIVYSDGSLSTEKTAGYGYVIHRNGLTLTTGNGRLGPAEVFDAEAKAALEGLRAAMNLPNPRRIFVCLDNLGVATCLRGMPADSSQEVFLEFQALAATHGATEVRWIPGHTNIAGNDQADALAKAATSLPEPADALPTLAHLRRTARQQSRDAFEAWWDASAPAQYKPLHLKPTTGCPPELELPRPLLHHLLAARSRHGDFADYHERFNHDDARLSCSCGRRKEPSHLFYCRKILPRHRMRLAPSPTAAVNRAIGRDFDKFVELAKASSFFEWVCPRH; encoded by the coding sequence ATGAGAAGACACCGCAACAGCCAGACCGGACAGAAGACCATTCGCGTCTTCCAGGCCAATGTTGGCAAGATCCCGCCGGCACATGACTgtgccctcgccctggccgacgctGAGCAGTACGACGTCGTCTTACTGCAGGAGCCGTGGACAGAAGCCAAAGAAGGCCGCTGCCTCACCAAAACGCACCCCGCCTACGATACATTCTCCCCGGTTGATAGCTggaccaacaacagcacccGCCCGAGGGTCATGACGTATGTCCGGCGTCGTCCCGGCCTAGCGGCCGATCAACGGCGGCCCGCAACAACCCGTGACATTCTCTGGCTCAGTATCAACAATATTACCATAGTCAACTGCTACCGGCAGCCTGATTTCGACGAGGCTCTGGACATACTCCTTGCCTGGAACCCGTCGAGCCGGTGCCTGGTAGCTGGGGACTTCAACGCGAAACACTACAGCTGGCAGACCGGTCGTCTCGATGGCCGAGGAGACGACATCGCTCACTGGGCATCGGAGAATCGCCTCAGCCTGCTCAATCCGACCGACGTACCCACAAACCCGCATGGGAACACCATAGACCTTGCCTTCTCGAACGTACCGTTGTCGGAAGGAGTCGTGGAGGACCATCTGGCCACTAGCTCCGACCACTTCACGCTCAGCATAGAGCTTCCTGAGGTGGGCGTTGCGCCAATACCACCGGGAAAAGTCCGCGTCACGACGGAAGACGAGATCAAGCGGTTCGTAGATCTCGTCCAGTATGGGTCAGCGGATATTCCAACCCCGACGACAACTACCGACGACCTTGATGCTCTTGCATCCGCCCTGGTGCGCCTCCTCCAAGTGGCGGCGAAGGTGGCCGGTCGCCCCGTTCGAAGGCAAGCCCGCAACGCCCCATGGTGGACCGAGGAATGCCGACTCGCCGCAGCGGAATACCGCGCAATTAGAAGAATTTATCCCCTTGGATTTTGCCGCGAAGTTCAGCTCGCCAAGAAGGACTTCCAGAAGGTTGTCCGCCGAGCTAAACGGCTATACTGGCGCAACCTCATCGACAGCTTTAACGACGGTGCGTCTGTGTTCAAAGCCGTCCGATGGATGAAGTCGCCAGGTGCCttccaaccaccaccccttGAGGTGGATGGCGAGGTACACGAAACACAGCTCGACAAAGCCAATGCCCTCCGACGCGCCACGCTGGAAAGGCGAACCTCAGAAGACGACATAGCCGACCCGTGGGTCCCAGTCGCCGCGACTAGAGCGATACCATTCTCCCAAGATGTATCACTGGCCGAGACGCGGGACGCGACCATCCGCACGGGAAACACATCCCCCGGCTCCGACAACATCACTGTTAAGATGCTCAAAGCGGCCTGGCATATCATCGGCGAACATGTCCGTCGTCTATACGAGGGATGCCTCCGACTTGGTCACCATCCGCAACCATTCAGGGAGGCAGAAGTGGTCATGATAGCGAAGCCGGGTCGTCGGAATCTGTCGACACCGCGTGCCTGGCGACCAATCTCGCTGCTCTCCTGCCTAGGCAAGGGTCTTGAGAGGCTCATCGCACGCCGTCTAGCGTGGGCGTCCATCCACTATGGTGTGCTCCATTCGCAACAAGCTGGGGCCCTGCCGAAGAGATCCGCTGTCGACCTCGTGGCCGCTCTTGTGCACGACATCGAAGAAGCATTCGCTCGCGGACTGGTCGCCACGCTAGTGACAATGGATATCCAGGGGGCTTTCGATACCGTCCTCCGCAACCGACTGatcctccgcctccgtcaGCAGGGATGGCCTGAGCATCTCGCACGGTGGGCTGGCTCGTTCATGTCAGAACGctcggcgtgcgtgcgatATCAGGACATTACCACACCCAGTTCCCCACTTCAGTGCGGGCTGCCGCAGGGttcgcccgtctcgcccatcCTCTTCTTGCTCTATACAGAGCCGATCTATCGCCTGGGCAATCCGAAGGGTCGATTCGGCTATGCCGACGATACCGGTATCCTATGCGTAGGAAACTCGCTGGAGATGACGGCCGACAGGGCGTCGCGCTATGTCAGCGAGCTCGTAACatggggcgccgccaacggaATAAGCTTCGACCCGGCAAAGACCGAAGTCATGCACTTCTGCCGAACCAAACCCAAGGTGTCGCCGCCTATCTTCCACCAGGGCGAGAGACGCCCGGAAAAAGCGATGCGCTGGCTAGGTATCTGGCTTGACAGCACTCTGACGTTCAAGACCCACGTCGAGAAGTGGACAGCCAGTGCGCAGGCCGTGGCACACCACTTGCGAGGGCTCGCCAATACCAAACATGGCCCGCTTCCGAGCGCTATGCAAAGAGCCGTCCGAGCCTGTGTCGAGCCAGTGCTgctccacggcgtcgaggcctgGTACCCTGGATTGAGCAGCCCTCGCTGGAGCCAGCCCACGAAGGAGGGCTCCTCTGGAatccagcagctgctgcggaaGATGAACAAGTCGCTTCACAGCTCTATGCGTGCCGTTCTGCCAGtctggaggacgacgcctaTCGCCGCACTGCATCGTGAGAGTGGCATCCCGCCGATCGTCCAGCTGCTCGAAACTCGCCGGATGCGCTTCGCAGCCCGCCTTAAACGTGTGGACGAGGCACACCCGCTGGCAAAACGCACACTGcagccgaagccgccgaccaTCCATAGGTCGATCAAGCTGAAGTACCAGATGCCTCGCGAGGCTTTCCGGACTAGACTCAGACGCAGCGATCAGCTGCTACCTCGCAGCACACGACCActgctcctcccccgccgttTCGACGACCACGCGACGCCCCTACAGGCCGCGTCGAAAGACGAGTCTGCAGAAAACTTCCTGGAATGGGTCCGGTCTATCCCACGTGAGACGCTCATCGTCTACTCAGACGGATCCCTTTCCACGGAGAAGACCGCTGGGTACGGTTATGTGATTCATCGCAATGGACTCACCTTGACGACTGGCAACGGTCGACTTGGCCCAGCTGAGGTCTTCGACGCCGAAGCCAAGGCTGCCCTTGAGGGGTTGCGTGCTGCAATGAACCTCCCTAACCCACGACGCATCTTTGTGTGCCTCGATAATCTCGGGGTCGCAACCTGCCTGAGAGGCATGCCCGCGGACTCCTCTCAGGAAGTGTTCCTCGAGTTTCAGGCTCTAGCCGCGACGCATGGCGCCACAGAGGTCCGCTGGATCCCCGGCCACACCAACATTGCCGGCAACGACCAGGCGGACGCCTTAGCGAAGGCGGCCACCTCCTTGCCCGAACCGGCAGACGCTCTCCCGACACTCGCTCATTTGCGCAGGACTGCCCGGCAGCAGTCCAGAGACGCTTTTGAAGCCTGGTGGGACGCCTCTGCACCCGCCCAGTACAAGCCACTGCATCTCAAGCCTACCACCGGCTGCCCACCAGAACTAGAGCTCCCACGACcactcctccaccacctgctCGCGGCACGGTCTCGCCACGGAGACTTTGCCGACTACCACGAGAGATTCAaccacgacgatgcgcggCTATCATGCTCGTGTGGCCGACGTAAAGA
- a CDS encoding uncharacterized protein (EggNog:ENOG503NVU0~CAZy:AA1~antiSMASH:Cluster_3.3~COG:Q): MKSNGTAMHWHGVRQLHSNEYDGVPGVTQCPIPPGKSLTYKFNVTQYGTGWYHSHFSFQTAEGVYGPIIFNGPATADYDEDLGALFLQDWAHESTFAIWDRKEKFGVTYSLSNTLMNGTNTFDCTTRPSDKNCIGDGKKFQTVFKQGRKHRLRLINSSINSQFHFHIDRHNLTVISNDFVAIKPYETESVSISAGQRYDVIVHANAPPGDYWIRGTWNEACVDVANDRPEEMTGIVRYDAASTIDPTSTNTVKQPTDCADEPQANLVPQLKLDVTNITDTTFEELSMLINGAALLQWTINSSTLHLNWEKPTLKRILDYDRIFPTSYNVVPRQSPVGDEWAVLVIENKAPAALGPVQHPIHLHGHDLWVLAQEGQKWEGRTRGFKTTNPVRRDVAMLPGNGYLAIAFKLDNFGAWLIHCHIAWHSSEGLALELVESEKSIKLSSVSTKALSDTCKSWERWSSKAPWKQDDSGI; encoded by the exons ATGAAGTCCAATGGAACTGCGATGCACTGGCATGGCGTCCGTCAGCTTCATAGCAACGAGTACGACGGCGTTCCTGGCGTGACTCAATGCCCAATACCACCAGGGAAGTCACTCACGTACAAATTCAATGTGACCCAGTATGGCACTGGCTGGTACCACAGCCATTTCTCATTCCAAACCGCCGAGGGTGTGTATGGGCCCATCATCTTCAAtggcccggcgacggccgactATGACGAAGACCTTGGCGCGCTGTTTCTTCAAGACTGGGCGCATGAGTCTACCTTTGCCATCTGGGATCGCAAGGAAAAGTTTGGTGTCACGTATTCGCTCAGCAACACCTTGATGAATGGCACAAACACGTTCGATTGCACGACGAGGCCTTCCGATAAGAATTGCATCGGCGATGGGAAGAAGTTCCAGACTGTCTTCAAGCAAGGTAGAAAGCACCGCTTGCGGCTCATCAACTCATCCATCAACAGCCAGTTCCACTTCCACATTGATAGGCACAATCTCACAGTTATCTCCAACGACTTTGTCGCCATTAAGCCATACGAAACAGAGTCCGTGTCGATTAGTGCGGGCCAGCGATACGATGTGATTGTACACGCCAACGCCCCGCCGGGCGATTATTGGATCCGCGGTACATGGAATGAAGCCTGCGTGGATGTTGCCAACGATCGTCCAGAAGAAATGACAGGCATTGTGCGATACGACGCAGCTAGCACAATAGACCCGACCAGCACAAACACCGTCAAACAACCCACCGATTGCGCAGACGAGCCGCAGGCAAACCTGGTGCCTCAACTGAAGCTCGACGTCACCAACATCACCGACACCACTTTCGAGGAGCTTAGCATGCTGATAAATGGTGCAGCACTGCTGCAATGGACCATTAACAGCAGCACCCTGCACCTCAACTGGGAGAAGCCGACGCTGAAGCGTATTCTTGATTATGACCGCATTTTCCCCACGTCTTACAACGTTGTGCCG AGGCAATCCCCTGTTGGCGATGAGTGGGCTGTGCTAGTTATTGAGAACAAGGCGCCGGCAGCACTTGGCCC TGTACAACATCCTATCCACCTTCACGGACACGATCTCTGGGTTTTGGCGCAAGAAGGCCAGAAATGGGAAGGCAGGACAAGAGGGTTCAAGACCACCAACCCGGTACGGAGGGACGTTGCCATGCTGCCCGGTAACGGCTACCTAGCCATCGCATTCAAACTCGACAACTTCGGTGCGTGGCTCATTCACTGCCACATCGCATGGCACAGTAGCGAGGGGCTGGCGCTTGAGCTGGTGGAAAGCGAAAAGTCCATCAAGTTGTCCTCCGTCAGCACGAAGGCGCTTTCCGACACATGTAAATCATGGGAAAGGTGGTCTTCCAAAGCGCCGTGGAAGCAGGACGATTCTGGAATCTGA
- a CDS encoding uncharacterized protein (antiSMASH:Cluster_3.4~EggNog:ENOG503NYZ6~COG:C~SMCOG1087:hypothetical protein) — protein MSNWGCLYLILRANFDGMPSDTVPIPPGPKTEDGIADYRSGKRVTGLKYDKGMGVVHVHFVDVASGHEGIITTDFIIGADGVHSTIRSLLQAPTRKEYAGYIAWRGTVPERLVSKKAVEYFSNRLNFSLMKGTYFISYIIPTEGGHVNPGERLINWVWYYVVPEGSPEMKAVFTDIHGKLHGNTVPQGLVNPSVWDRQVARYISQMIPPLAEIVAKTPKVFVTKVREAQCTVDASFFDGRIVLVGDAFTAFRSHMGMASEQAARHCWQMDRVWRGEITQKQRDQEATFYASKFILLNRMIGLGGLELVLQVCKNVISYAWLTIKRKLGFI, from the exons ATGAGCAATTGGGGTTGTTTGTACCTGATCCTGCGGGCAAACTTTGACGGCATGCCGTCTGATACGGTTCCCATTCCACCGGGACCAAAGACAGAAGATGGGATAGCTGATTATCGGTCCGGCAAGCGAGTCACAGGGTTGAAGTACGATAAGGGAATGGGGGTGGTTCATGTGCACTTTGTAGACGTGGCGTCAGGACACGAAGGCATCATCACGACCGACTTCATTATCGGAGCGGACGGCGTGCACTCGACCATAAGAAGCCTTCTGCAGGCTCCCACCCGAAAAGAATATGCCGGGTACATTGCATGGCGTGGCACTGTGCCCGAGCGACTGGTATCCAAGAAGGCTGTGGAGTACTTTTCCAATCGACTGAACTTCAGTCTTATGAAGGGCACATACTTCATCAG CTACATTATCCCGACCGAGGGTGGCCATGTCAACCCTGGCGAGCGTCTAATCAACTGGGTCTGGTACTATGTCGTCCCAGAAGGCTCGCCCGAGATGAAGGCTGTTTTCACCGATATACATGGCAAACTGCATGGTAACACTGTTCCGCAAGGACTAGTCAATCCCTCGGTCTGGGACCGCCAAGTCGCGCGGTACATTTCGCAGATGAtcccgccgctggccgaaATCGTGGCCAAGACGCCGAAGGTATTCGTGACAAAGGTGCGCGAGGCACAATGCACTGTCGACGCCAGCTTCTTCGATGGCCGCATAGTACTAGTTGGCGATGCGTTCACAGCATTCAGGTCGCACATGGGCATGGCATCGGAGCAGGCCGCCAGGCACTGCTGGCAGATGGACAGGGTCTGGCGGGGTGAGATAACGCAGAAGCAACGAGACCAAGAAGCCACTTTCTACGCCAGCAAGTTCATCCTTCTAAACAGAATGATTGGGCTGGGTGGCCTGGAATTGGTGCTTCAAGTCTGCAAGAATGTTATATCGTACGCATGGCTTACGATCAAGCGCAAATTAGGCTTCATCTGA
- a CDS encoding uncharacterized protein (antiSMASH:Cluster_3.4~COG:S~TransMembrane:11 (o20-39i51-69o75-98i110-131o137-158i214-233o253-274i295-314o320-340i347-366o386-409i)~EggNog:ENOG503NXC0~SMCOG1005:Drug resistance transporter~SMCOG1005: EmrB/QacA) gives MCAPGIDDIVRDFHIESPAVSTLAITVYVLGIAVGPMLMSPLSEVYGRLPIYHASNLIFVVFVIASALSKNLAQFIVFRFLSGCAGGAPMALGGGTIADVTSLEQRASAMSLFSLGPLTGPVLGPLIGGFIADAIGWRWTFWVLAIFGGALAVVTVAIMRETQPRVLLGRKAERLRASTGNQDLVSRLARTESANEILVHALVRPVALLFRSPILLVISLYVALVFGLLYILFTTFSPVFEGQYGFTMSTSGLVYLGLGIALILDVLLFGAMNSRVQAKILKVHGLERPVPEHRLVLMIFLSPLVAIGMFIYGWTVHYKVHWIVPIIGTTFVGFGAFFVVMPAQLYIVDLFGSEAAASALSANLLLRYASGTFLPLAAPSMYKTMGYGWGNTLLGFLALAFIPAPILFYKYGERLRRNTTTAT, from the exons ATGTGCGCCCCCGGCATTGACGACATTGTCCGCGATTTCCACATTGAGTCGCCAGCCGTGAGCACGCTGGCCATCACTGTCTACGTATTGGGCATAGCCGTAGGCCCGATGCTCATGTCCCCGCTTAGCGAGGTCTACGGCCGCCTCCCCATCTACCACGCCTCCAATCTGATCTTTGTGGTCTTCGTCATTGCCAGCGCCCTCAGTAAGAACCTTGCCCAATTTATCGTGTTTCGATTTCTCTCCGGttgtgctggcggcgcgccgatGGCGCTCGGCGGGGGTACAATTGCCGACGTGACGTCTTTGGAACAACGAGCCTCCGCCATGTCGCTCTTCAGCCTTGGCCCGCTAACTGGTCCG GTCCTTGGCCCGCTCATCGGAGGATTCATCGCGGATGCCATCGGTTGGCGCTGGACGTTCTGGGTTTTGGCCATATTTGGGGGTGCCCTTGCAGTTGTCACTGTTGCCATTATGCGGGAGACGCAACCAAGGGTCCTTCTAGGGCGCAAAGCTGAACGACTTCGCGCCTCTACCGGGAACCAAGATTTGGTATCGAGGCTTGCTCGCACCGAGTCTGCTAATGAGATCCTTGTCCATGCCCTGGTTCGTCCCGTCGCACTCCTCTTCCGCTCGCCGATTCTCCTCGTTATCTCGCTATACGTGGCACTAGTTTTTGGGCTGCTGTATATCCTGTTTACCACATTTAGCCCTGTATTCGAGGGGCAGTACGGCTTCACTATGTCTACGTCTGGCTTGGTCTACCTGGGGCTTGGCATTGCCCTAATTCTCGACGTTCTTCTTTTTGGCGCGATGAACTCTCGCGTACAGGCCAAAATACTCAAAGTCCATGGCTTGGAGCGGCCTGTACCCGAGCACCGTCTCGTGCTCATGATCTTTCTCAGTCCACTTGTCGCTATAGGCATGTTCATCTACGGCTGGACGGTCCACTATAAGGTCCACTGGATCGTACCCATCATTGGCACTACATTCGTGGGCTTTGGAGCCTTTTTCGTGGTT ATGCCCGCGCAACTCTATATTGTCGACCTATTCGGATCCGAGGCTGCTGCGTCCGCCCTCAGCGCCAATCTTCTACTGCGGTATGCGTCTGGAACATTTCTGCCACTTGCTGCCCCGAGTATGTATAAGACAATGGGCTATGGCTGGGGAAACACGCTGCTCGGCTTCCTAGCCCTGGCCTTTATTCCCGCCCCAATCCTCTTCTATAAGTATGGCGAACGCCTACGTCGAAACACCACTACTGCAACATAA
- a CDS encoding uncharacterized protein (antiSMASH:Cluster_3.4~COG:B~EggNog:ENOG503NYVM) — protein sequence MSSTSEASRTPISTKPLTGTAHVAGQQAIDASRRTPCKESRRRDKPQLSCHTCRRRKLRCDRRQPCSTCSSRGLLCVYGDSQGGIKPLTSEGGTALSVQDRLVHLERLVMSLMPPADNPKQLADDLSPKDSARPMVESMDVPSECGSMHVSDSDFRYVGGDHWAAILDSITDLKDHLNPDAQLQLVGTGDSGHSEPSDCESTDLRPGSRSSHALLLYGPSRPTSRANILAALPPKVAVDRYVARYFNSLEIASCIVHGPTFLKEYEAFWTNPSRVPVVWIGLLFSIIGLAVVTSDTGDRVSNCDLEQQSLQIDLYREKIVQCLIAGEYTNAGVYVLETMLHYLHVEFAIRADADKDAWFLLAIAVNVAMRAGYHRDPGHFPDITPLQCEMRRRTWATVLQADILISTQMGMPRMVSDPKWDAAEPRNYNDADLSQGAVELPPPRPETEFTTTLGIIARRRMLMAVGIISDLTCATTSCSYADVMRVDGLLLEAAASIPPPLKHKPLAASVTDPPQVIMGRLFISHVFYKGQIMLHRRFLYRQSPSTERDHFAYSRKVCLDASLDTLQIQRILDEETCTAGQLHTMRWRLSSIMNHQFLTATMILCSLLHRGQTLERADEIVTALQRTRTIWMRGSNRSREARRAAETLNFVLARAAGSGQGPDVAMEDEISGSADAKNNATVSTFLSDMGCFDGNWFDRQNLMLQEDLGLVQPDAFIMPTLLGAMAVPDQQNKPFPFPTSSLDSALGSSGDMTIPRPGSIW from the exons ATGTCATCTACTAGCGAGGCTAGCAGAACTCCTATCTCGACCAAGCCACTTACGGGAACGGCCCATGTCGCCGGACAGCAGGCTATAGATGCCTCAAGGCGCACCCCATGCAAGGagagccgtcgccgcgacaAGCCCCAGCTATCCTGCCAtacctgccgccgccgcaa GTTACGCTGCGatcgccgccagccctgcTCAACATGCTCATCTCGAGGTCTGCTTTGCGTATATGGCGATAGCCAAGGCGGCATCAAGCCATTAACTAGCGAGGGAGGCACCGCTCTAAGCGTCCAAGACCGCCTTGTGCACCTTGAACGGCTGGTAATGTCGCTGATGCCTCCGGCAGACAACCCCAAACAACTTGCCGACGACTTGAGCCCCAAGGACAGTGCCAGGCCCATGGTTGAGTCGATGGATGTGCCATCCGAGTGCGGGAGCATGCACGTGAGCGACTCGGATTTTCGCTACGTCGGTGGCGACCACTGGGCTGCTATCCTAGATAGCATCACTGACCTCAAGGACCACCTCAACCCCGAcgcgcagctccagctgGTAGGCACTGGCGACTCGGGGCACAGTGAGCCGAGCGATTGCGAAAGCACCGACTTGCGGCCAGGGTCGCGCTCATCACATGCACTGCTCCTCTACGGCCCGTCCCGACCAACTTCTCGGGCGAACATCCTCGCCGCATTGCCACCCAAGGTCGCCGTGGACCGCTACGTTGCCCGCTACTTCAATAGCTTGGAGATAGCATCAT GCATTGTACATGGCCCTACATTTCTAAAAGAG TATGAGGCGTTCTGGACCAACCCTTCCCGCGTCCCTGTCGTGTGGATTGGTCTTCTATTTAGCATCattggcctcgccgtcgtaACTTCGGACACGGGAGATCGCGTGAGCAACTGCGACTTAGAGCAGCAGTCGCTTCAAATCGACCTATACCGCGAAAAAATCGTGCAGTGCCTCATCGCCGGGGAGTACACCAACGCCGGCGTATACGTGCTGGAGACCATGCTACATTATCTGCACGTTGAATTTGCCATTCGAGCAGACGCTGACAAGGACGCCTGGTTCCTGCTGGCCATCGCGGTCAACGTTGCGATGCGGGCGGGTTATCATCGAGATCCGGGCCACTTCCCCGACATTACACCCCTCCAATGCGAGATGCGGCGCAGAACCTGGGCTACAGTTCTGCAGGCCGATATTCTCATCTCGACGCAGATGGGTATGCCGCGCATGGTCTCGGACCCAAAGTGGGATGCTGCCGAGCCGCGGAACTACAACGACGCGGACTTGAGCCAAGGTGCCGTGgagctgccaccaccacgccctGAAACCGAATTCACAACGACCTTGGGCATAATTGCGCGGCGTAGGATGCTGATGGCCGTGGGTATCATCTCGGATCTCACGTGTGCAACCACGTCGTGCAGTTACGCTGATGTCATGCGGGTGGATGGCCTCCTACTCGAGGCCGCAGCCAGCATTCCGCCTCCCTTGAAGCACAAGCCGCTTGCGGCAAGCGTCACCGACCCTCCGCAAGTCATAATGGGTCGGCTTTTCATCAGCCATGTCTTTTATAAGGGACAAATCATGCTCCATCGGCGCTTCCTATACAGGCAGTCCCCTTCTACTGAGCGGGATCACTTCGCCTACTCGCGCAAAGTCTGCCTCGATGCCTCCCTTGACACGCTACAGATTCAGCGTATACTCGACGAAGAGACGTGCACCGCGGGTCAGCTCCACACCATGCGCTGGCGTTTGAGCTCCATCATGAACCACCAATTCCTCACGGCCACGATGATCTTATgctcgctgctgcaccgAGGCCAGACGCTGGAGCGGGCAGACGAGATCGTGACGGCGTTGCAACGAACCAGGACGATATGGATGAGAGGCAGCAATCGATCGCGTGAGGCCAGACGAGCGGCAGAGACGCTCAATTTTGTGCTTGCCAGGGCTGCGGGATCGGGGCAAGGGCCGGATGTCGCCATGGAAGACGAGATCAGCGGATCTGCGGACGCAAAGAACAACGCCACGGTGTCAACATTCCTCTCCGACATGGGTTGTTTCGACGGGAATTGGTTTGACAGGCAAAACCTGATGCTGCAGGAGGACTTGGGTCTCGTTCAAC CCGATGCATTCATCATGCCGACGCTTCTGGGAGCGATGGCAGTTCCGGATCAACAAAACAAGCCCTTTCCGTTTCCCACAAGCAGCCTCGACTCGGCCTTGGGATCTTCGGGGGATATGACAATTCCTAGACCAGGATCGATTTGGTAG